The Diorhabda sublineata isolate icDioSubl1.1 chromosome 6, icDioSubl1.1, whole genome shotgun sequence genome includes a window with the following:
- the LOC130445187 gene encoding enoyl-CoA delta isomerase 2 encodes MVIIETFKNGVKTIKVNRPWKKNAFNMEVYKTLTTILNEDANNDKIAVTLLTAVGDYFSSGNDMSTSMQDPDIAMKAVEDMVEAFINYPKLLICIVNGTAIGIGATLVTLCDIVYASDRAVFDTPFLKLGLCVEGTSSFSYPFILGRSVASEVLFLNRKLTAQEACNYGLVSRVIPHSELDEFIKDLHKYGTLSVDNIKRNKAAIMENFKKIYSDCNKREFEVLKECINSEDFSIAVQKFLMRKSKL; translated from the coding sequence atggttATAATCGAGACTTTTAAAAATGGTGTGAAAACTATAAAAGTGAATCGTCCTTGGAAGAAAAATGCTTTCAATATGGAAGTTTATAAAACTTTAACAACGATTTTAAATGAGGACGCTAATAATGACAAAATTGCAGTGACATTACTGACAGCAGTTGGAGACTATTTTTCTAGCGGTAATGACATGTCGACTTCTATGCAAGACCCTGATATCGCTATGAAAGCTGTAGAAGATATGGTAGAAGCATTCATCAATTACCCTAAACTACTTATTTGTATTGTAAATGGAACGGCGATTGGAATTGGAGCTACTTTAGTTACTTTGTGCGATATTGTTTATGCCAGTGATCGAGCTGTTTTTGACACTCCATTTTTAAAACTAGGGTTATGCGTAGAAGGAACCTCAAGTTTTAGTTATCCGTTTATCTTAGGTAGAAGTGTGGCTTCCGAAGTCCTTTTTTTGAATCGGAAATTAACTGCACAAGAAGCATGCAATTATGGTTTGGTTTCTAGAGTTATCCCTCATTCTGAGTTGGATGAGTTTATAAAAGATTTACATAAATACGGAACCTTATCTGTCGATAATATTAAGAGAAATAAAGCAGCTATAATGGAGAATTTCAAGAAGATTTACAGTGATTGTAACAAAAGGGAATTTGAGGTTTTGAAAGAGTGCATTAATTCTGAAGACTTTTCTATTGCagttcaaaaattcttgatgAGGAAAAGTAAATTgtga